The nucleotide sequence AAGAATGGCTTCAAACTTGTGGTCAGAGGATCAGTtcagctgttcagtgtgtctggagcTATTGAAGGACCCAGTCACTATTCCATGtggacacagttactgtatgggGTGTATTAAGAACTGCTGGGATCAGACTGATCATACAGGTGTCTACAGCTGCCCCCAGTGCAGAGAGACCTTTACCCCAAGGCCTGTTCTGGGCAGAAACACCATGCTGGCTGAAGTTGTGGAGAAATTAAAGAAGACAGGACtcaatcctcctcctgctcaaagTTATGCTGGACCTGGAGATGTGCCGTGTGATTTCTGCACTGGGAGAAAGTTCAaagctgtgaaatcctgtttgacgtgcctggcctcttactgtgaaacacaTGTCAAGCCACACAGTGAGGTTACTCCATTAAAGAGGCACAAGCTGGTCAATGCAActggaaatctggagcagaagcTTTGTGCTGAACATCAACGATTATGTGAGGTCTTCTGTAGAACCGATCAGACGTGTATTTGCTTGTTGTGTACACAAGATAAACACAAGAGCCACGATACAGTCTCAGCTGAGACAGAAAGGACTGGGAAACAGGTAAGAGTTTGAACCATTTCCTTGTAGCTATCCTAGAAGATAAGAATTCCCAGGGATATTTAACATGTGTGTTTACTAGGTTATACAGTTTCACATTAGATCAGATTTGAATTGTATATTAAGAGCTATTTAAAGAGCCCTAGTTTTTTAATTGCTCTCTCTAAACTATGatgtattacaatgtatttcaGGGTGTAACAGGGGCGTTGTTATGGGTGTGGCTATCGCTGATAGACAGGAGAGACACAGGAGGTTTTCTTtgatagaaaaacacaaaacattcaaaacaaaacactgcttgaaaacaactagaaaatagAAGTTTACCAAACAAGAAAGGAGGCCCTGCTCCAGGAGCAGCCCCCCTGACACCTCCTCTCTAGACTTGGgagggattaaaatcccctaaacttgTTCCCTATTCCTTCCAGTGCTAGCGAGACTGGttaactcacacagtgatccgaGATACATTTTCCTCTTGTGTTTTTCTCCCCCTGGTTAACACACGCAGTCGTGAGGATCCTACAGCAACACTCTCCTTCCCAGACAGCTTCCTTCCTCTCACAGAGTGTTGCTGTACATTTAAAGTTGTAccctttataaatatcatatgggagatactgaaattggagaaggaatctatgaaaaagacctaggagtttttgttgactcagaaatgtcttcatctagacaatgtggggaagctataaaaaaggctaacaagatgctcggatacattgtgaaaagtgttgaatttaaatcaagggaagtaatgttaaaactgtacaatgcactagtaagacctcatcttgaatattgtgtgcagttctggtcacctcgctataaaaaagatattgctgctctagaaagagtgcaaagaagagcgaccagaattattccgggtttaaaaggcatgtcatatgcagacaggctaaaagaattgaatctgttcagtcttgaacaaagaagactacgtggcgacctaattcaagcattcaaaattctaaaaggtattgacagtgtcgacccaagggactttttcagcctgaaaaaagaaacaaggaccaggggtcacaaatggagtttagacaaaggggcattcagaacagaaaataggaggcacttttttacacagagaatcgtgagggtctggaatcaactccccagtaatgttgttgaagctgacaccctgggatccttcaagaagctgcttgatgagattttgggatcaataagctactaacaaccaaatgaagcaagatgggccgaatggcctcctctcatttgtaaactttcttatgttcttatgttcttatccctGCTTGAACcaagaaactggcttttcagcccctTTTAAAGGCATGCGGACAGGGAGAATTGAtaatcaatgaatcaattaacACCCGGCCACATTCCACCTTGGATTTGAATatgccctgccatatctagcacacacttgattagcaaaaacatttccaatcaaacaaaaccacacagtTTCCACGTGCAGGACCTCAGCCCTGCCTCACTGGGTAAGAAGGATTTGTTCAGCTGTTTTGTGCTGCATTGGAATTTGAAGTGTAAAATTAGCATGAATTATATTCCTAGTGTTTTTTATAAGTATCTTGCAACTTAATAAAATCATAGATCAGTCTCATTGTTTAAGATATTATAGTGTAATTagtcaaactgtttaaaaataacattcccAGCAAAGTCAAgcacctaatttaaaaaaagcttaaaaaagaCCAAGATTAATATGATCTACAATATACAAGATTACTATGATACACAATATACAAGATTAATATGATCTACAATATACAAGATTAATATGATATACAATATACAAGATTAATATgatatacaatacacacagggcttctgtttttctgtgtttattaatttcattaaacCAAGA is from Polyodon spathula isolate WHYD16114869_AA unplaced genomic scaffold, ASM1765450v1 scaffolds_2404, whole genome shotgun sequence and encodes:
- the LOC121310757 gene encoding E3 ubiquitin/ISG15 ligase TRIM25-like, producing the protein MASNLWSEDQFSCSVCLELLKDPVTIPCGHSYCMGCIKNCWDQTDHTGVYSCPQCRETFTPRPVLGRNTMLAEVVEKLKKTGLNPPPAQSYAGPGDVPCDFCTGRKFKAVKSCLTCLASYCETHVKPHSEVTPLKRHKLVNATGNLEQKLCAEHQRLCEVFCRTDQTCICLLCTQDKHKSHDTVSAETERTGKQVRV